The DNA segment AATTAGTTGAATTAGAATCAACTATTAGATCTCTAGCTGCTGAATTAAGAAAAACTCAAAGGTTAATAAATGCGATAGATACTTCTATACTTCCCTTTTATAGAGGTTCAGTTAAGTACATAAAATCAGTTTTAGATGATAAAGCTAGAGAGGAATTCGTAAGGCTTAAAATTACTAGGAGAATACTTGAGAGGAGGAGACAAAGTGGAGAGTGAAGTTGAAAAATATTTGAATAACATAAAATCAGTTTTAGATCAAAAGAAGAAAGAAAGCTATCTTCAACTGCAAAAGAAATTTGACGAGTTAATACAAAATAAGGAAAAACAGCTAGAGGAAGTCAAGAGAAAGGCTTTAAAGGAAGTATCAAAGTAATTAGTGGTGATAAATTATGAAGAGAATGAAGTCTGTAATTCTATTACTTTCTCTATTTTTAGGAATGATAACTGCAATCCCAGTAGGTGCACAAGTAGGTTATAGTAGTCCTCAAGGATTTGAAGGAGTAAACATTGGAGCTGGATTAGCTATAGGCTTAGCAGCAATTGGTGCAGGTGTTGCAGTAGGTATGGCAGCAGCTGCAGGTATAGGTGTTCTAACAGAAAGAAGAGATATGTTCGGTACTGTACTAATATTCGTTGCAATCGGTGAAGGAATAGTAGTATATGGATTAGTGTTTGCAGTATTAATGTTGTTCGCACACGTGTAAAAACCATATAAATTTTTTAGGTCATTCTATTTTCTTTTCTCAATGCAAATTCCTAAAGAAAAATGGAAGAATAATTTCAGTGAATGGTTTGATAATGTAATTTTTCAAGCAGAAATATATGATTATGGAAGGTACCCAATAAAAGGAATGGGCGTATGGATGCCTTATGGCTTTAAGATAAGACAGAATGTTATTAATATTATAAGGAAGTTTTTGGATGAGACCGGACATGAGGAAGTCCTATTCCCATTGTTAATTCCAGAATATTTACTCAGAAAAGAAAGTGAGCATATTAAAGGTTTTGAAGGTGAAGTTTACTGGGTTACTAAAGGCGGAGAAGAAGATTTGGATATTAGACTAGCTTTGAGACCAACTTCAGAGGTTGCAATAACTTATATGGAATCATTGTGGATAAAGAGCTATAAAGAATTACCAAAGAAATATTATCAGATAGTAAGCATTTTTAGATACGAAACTAAGGCTACGAGGCCAATGATAAGGCTAAGGGAAGTTACGACTTTTAAAGAAGCCCATACGCTACATGTTAGCTATGAAGATGCAGAAAGACAAGTTAAAGAGGCAATAGAAATTTATAAGAAAATATTCGATACGCTTGGAATACCTTATATTCTTTCAGAAAGACCAGAGTGGGATAGATTTGCTGGAGCAGAACACACTTACGCTTTTGATACGTTAATGCCAGATGGTAGAGCATTACAAATAGGTACTGTTCATCATTTAGGACAACATTTTACTAAAGCTTTAGATTATAAAATACAAAAAGCTGACGGCTCTCTAGATTATCCTTACCAGACAAGTTATGGAATTTCAGATAGAGTAATAGCAGTATCTATAGCAGTAAACGGTGATGATCATGGACCAGTACTTAATCCAATAATAGCCCCAATTAAAGTTGTTATAATTCCAATACCTGCAAAGACAGATGAAGATAATAAAAAAGTAGAGAATTATTGTAAGGAAATTCAAGAAAAACTATCTTTAGCAGGAATTTCTACCGTTATTGATTCAGATAAAGAGAAGACACCTGGAGAAAAGTTCTACTACTGGGAAATGAAAGGCGTTCCTTTAAGGATAGAGATTGGATTAAGAGAAGTAAATAATGAGACTGTTACCATAAAGAGGAGAGATACTTTAGAGGCTAAAATTATAAAGAAGGATGAGTTAATAAAAACTGTTAACGAGCTTCTTTCTTCTCTCTCAGAAGATCTGAAAAAGAAAGCTTGGGATTTCTTTAATTCCAGAATTTTCTATACTAATGATGTCAACGAGGCTAAAAAAATACTTGAAAACAGAGGAGGGATAATAGAAGTTCCATGGTGCGGCGATAATTCGTGCGGGTTAAAGATAGAAGAAGAGCTTAATGCTAGAGTGTTAGGATATCCTATAGATGCTAAAAAGACTAGTGATCCTTGTATTATATGCAAAAAACCTTCAACTAATGTTTTAAGAGTAGCAAAAACTTATTAGATATTAGATAGCCATTTTAATTGGGTGCTAATTTGCCAAAGAAGAGAGAGAATAGAGGTAGAAGAAAAGGCGATAAAGGCCACGTTGGCTACGTAACATGTGATAACTGTGGAGCGAGAGTACCAGAGGATAAGGCTATATGTGTTACTAGAATGTATAGCCCAGTTGATGCTGCATTAGCTAGCGAACTGGAGAAAAAAGGTGCTATAATTCCAAAATATCCAGTAAGGAAATGCTACTGTATTAACTGTGCAATACACTTTGGAATAGTTAAGATAAGGGCAGAGGAAGAAAGGAAAACAAAGCCTACTACTTACTTCTAAATAAAAGTTTTTAACTATATTCACTATCCTCTTTTTTATGAGACTCTACGAACTTTCGTTTAATGAGATTGAGGAATTCTTCTATAAGCTGGCTGAAGTAAGAGATATAATAAAAGATTCAGGATTAATGTCATTTTTACCTGAGAAGGAATTGCCAGAAATTGCTACTGGTACTGCTAGAGTAAAGCATGCTTTCCCAATATTTCAAAAAGGTGGAGTAATAATGGATGTTACTAACGTTGAACAAGCAGGAATTGCGGAAGATGCAGGTGCTACTTCTGTCATGGTTTTAGACAAATTGCCTTATGACGTCAGAAAATCTGGTGGAGTAGCTAGAATGGCAGATCCAAAAATTATAGAGGAAGTAATGAATTCTATAACAATTCCAGTAATGGCTAAAGTTAGAATAGGCCATTATTATGAAGCTAAACTTCTTGAGGCTTTAGGCGTCGATACAATAGATGAAAGTGAAGTATTAACACCAGCTGACGAGGAACATCATATTAATAAATGGGAATTTAAGGTTCCATTTGTAAACGGTGCTAGGAATTTAGGCGAGGCGTTAAGGAGGATAAGCGAAGGAGCTTCAATGATAAGAACTAAAGGTGAAGCAGGAACAGGAAATGTTAGTGAAGCTGTAAAGCACATGAAAATAATTAATGCGGAAATTGGTGCGTTAGTTGGAATGAGTGAGGAAGATAGAGTTAAGAAAGCTAGGGAATATCAAGTTCCTTACCAGTTAGTGGAACTAACCGCAAAAATAAAGAGACTTCCAGTAGTTAATTTTGCTGCAGGAGGTATTGCAACTCCAGCCGATGCAGCATTAATGATGTGGTTAGGTGGTGATGGAGTATTTGTAGGATCGGGAATATTTAAGAGTCAAGATCCAGCAGAGAGAGCAAGAGCTATAGTATTGGCAGTAGCTGGTTGGGAATATCCCGAAGTAGTCCTTGAAGCGCAAAAGATGATAAGTGAACAGAAATCGATGATGGGAATTGATATAAAATCGTTAAAACCCGAGGAATTACTTCAGGTGAGGGGACAATGAAAATAGGAGTTTTAGCATACCAAGGTAGTTTCGAGGAGCATGCACTCCAAACTAAGCGGGCATTGGACAAGTTAAAAATAGATGGTGAAGTTATTGCAGTTAAGCGAGTTAACGATCTTGATGTTGATGGAGTTATTATTCCTGGAGGAGAAAGTACTACTATAGGTATTGTAGCCCAAAGGATGGGACTTTTAGAGCCATTAAAGGAAAAAATTATGGAAGGATTACCTGTTTTAGGCACATGTGCTGGTGCAATAATGTTAGCCAAAGATGTTAGTGATGCCAAGGTTGGTAAAAAATCTCAGCCATTAATTGGCGTAATGGACATCTCTGTGATAAGAAATTATTATGGTAGGCAAAGGGAGAGTTTTGAGGCTAATGTAGATTTAAGGAGTATTGGAGGAGGAATAGAGAAAGTAGTATTCATAAGAGCTCCAGCAATAGTTAAGGTTTTTGGTAATGCTAAATCTTTATCCCAGTTTAAGGATGTTCATGTTATGGTGCAGGAAAACAACTTATTAGCAACTACCTTCCACCCTGAGCTATCAGGAACTACGATTGTCCATGAATACTTCATTTCAATGATTAAGAAATAGTTTTTTATTTTACATTTGAAACTATTTTACGTAGTGGGGAACATAGTATTGAGTGAATTATTAGTCGACAAGTCTGCCTTATTGTTGGGACTTTCTAAATATATTGAGAAGGGCCTAATTAATGGTAATATCCTTATTCATAGAGCATTATTATCTGAGTTAGAAAAAGAGACTAGAGATGGGTTAATTTCTGGGGAAATAGCATTAGATGAAATAGAAAAAATTAGAAAATTATCAGAGAGATACCTCTTCTCGGTAGAAATAGTTGGAGAGCCAAGCTCAAATGTAGATAATGCGCTAAGAGAATACTGTTCACAAAGAGATTGTAGCATAGTTACTGCTGATGAAATTCAAAAGCAAATATGCTCATATTTAGGCATTAAAGTAGTTTATCTACAACCTTTTGAAGGATCTTTAAGCATAGAAAAATTTTTCGATGAGAATACTATGAGCGTACACTTGAAAGAAGATACTATACCTAAGGCTAAAAAAGGAAAGCCAGGAAATTGGCAATTTGTAAACTTATCTAATACGCCTATGTCTGCAGACGAAATTAAAAGTTTAGTTGGTGAGCTTATTAATGAAATAAAGTATGTTAAAAACTCTTTTATAGAAATAGAAAGAAAAGGTTCAACCATTGTTCAGCTCGGCAATTATAGGATAGTAATTACTAGACCTCCGTTAAGTGATGGTTGGGAAGTTACTATTACTAGACCAGTTACTAAAAAGAGCCTTGAAGACTACAATTTACCAGAAAAGCTAATTGAAAGATTAAAGGAGAGAGCAGAAGGAATCCTTATAGCAGGTTCTCCAGGCATGGGTAAAACAACTTTTGCACAAGCGCTTGCGGAATATTACATGAAACTAGGTAAAGTAGTTAAAACTATAGAGTCACCAAGGGATATGCATTTACCTCCAGATATAACACAGTACTCAAAGAACTATGCGGAAATAGGAGAACTTCACGATATTCTATTATTAAGCAGACCAGATTATACAGTTTACGATGAAATGAGGAATGACGATGATTTTAGACTTTACATTGATTTAAGATTAGCAGGAATAGGAATGATAGGTGTGGTTCACGCTACTACTCCTATAGACGCTATACATAGGTTTCTTAATAGAGTTGACTTGGGAACTATTCCAGGAATTTTAGATACTGTAATTTTCATAAGTGAAGGAACAGTAAAGAAAGTTTATAGTTTAGACATGACAGTTAAAGTTCCACTAGGATTGAGAGAGGCAGATTTAGCAAGGCCGGTAGTTGAAATTAAGGACTTCT comes from the Acidianus infernus genome and includes:
- a CDS encoding 30S ribosomal protein S26e, with the protein product MPKKRENRGRRKGDKGHVGYVTCDNCGARVPEDKAICVTRMYSPVDAALASELEKKGAIIPKYPVRKCYCINCAIHFGIVKIRAEEERKTKPTTYF
- the pdxS gene encoding pyridoxal 5'-phosphate synthase lyase subunit PdxS is translated as MRLYELSFNEIEEFFYKLAEVRDIIKDSGLMSFLPEKELPEIATGTARVKHAFPIFQKGGVIMDVTNVEQAGIAEDAGATSVMVLDKLPYDVRKSGGVARMADPKIIEEVMNSITIPVMAKVRIGHYYEAKLLEALGVDTIDESEVLTPADEEHHINKWEFKVPFVNGARNLGEALRRISEGASMIRTKGEAGTGNVSEAVKHMKIINAEIGALVGMSEEDRVKKAREYQVPYQLVELTAKIKRLPVVNFAAGGIATPADAALMMWLGGDGVFVGSGIFKSQDPAERARAIVLAVAGWEYPEVVLEAQKMISEQKSMMGIDIKSLKPEELLQVRGQ
- a CDS encoding V-type ATP synthase subunit K (produces ATP from ADP in the presence of a proton gradient across the membrane; the K subunit is a nonenzymatic component which binds the dimeric form by interacting with the G and E subunits), giving the protein MKSVILLLSLFLGMITAIPVGAQVGYSSPQGFEGVNIGAGLAIGLAAIGAGVAVGMAAAAGIGVLTERRDMFGTVLIFVAIGEGIVVYGLVFAVLMLFAHV
- the proS gene encoding proline--tRNA ligase produces the protein MQIPKEKWKNNFSEWFDNVIFQAEIYDYGRYPIKGMGVWMPYGFKIRQNVINIIRKFLDETGHEEVLFPLLIPEYLLRKESEHIKGFEGEVYWVTKGGEEDLDIRLALRPTSEVAITYMESLWIKSYKELPKKYYQIVSIFRYETKATRPMIRLREVTTFKEAHTLHVSYEDAERQVKEAIEIYKKIFDTLGIPYILSERPEWDRFAGAEHTYAFDTLMPDGRALQIGTVHHLGQHFTKALDYKIQKADGSLDYPYQTSYGISDRVIAVSIAVNGDDHGPVLNPIIAPIKVVIIPIPAKTDEDNKKVENYCKEIQEKLSLAGISTVIDSDKEKTPGEKFYYWEMKGVPLRIEIGLREVNNETVTIKRRDTLEAKIIKKDELIKTVNELLSSLSEDLKKKAWDFFNSRIFYTNDVNEAKKILENRGGIIEVPWCGDNSCGLKIEEELNARVLGYPIDAKKTSDPCIICKKPSTNVLRVAKTY
- the pdxT gene encoding pyridoxal 5'-phosphate synthase glutaminase subunit PdxT, translating into MKIGVLAYQGSFEEHALQTKRALDKLKIDGEVIAVKRVNDLDVDGVIIPGGESTTIGIVAQRMGLLEPLKEKIMEGLPVLGTCAGAIMLAKDVSDAKVGKKSQPLIGVMDISVIRNYYGRQRESFEANVDLRSIGGGIEKVVFIRAPAIVKVFGNAKSLSQFKDVHVMVQENNLLATTFHPELSGTTIVHEYFISMIKK
- a CDS encoding PINc/VapC family ATPase, with protein sequence MSELLVDKSALLLGLSKYIEKGLINGNILIHRALLSELEKETRDGLISGEIALDEIEKIRKLSERYLFSVEIVGEPSSNVDNALREYCSQRDCSIVTADEIQKQICSYLGIKVVYLQPFEGSLSIEKFFDENTMSVHLKEDTIPKAKKGKPGNWQFVNLSNTPMSADEIKSLVGELINEIKYVKNSFIEIERKGSTIVQLGNYRIVITRPPLSDGWEVTITRPVTKKSLEDYNLPEKLIERLKERAEGILIAGSPGMGKTTFAQALAEYYMKLGKVVKTIESPRDMHLPPDITQYSKNYAEIGELHDILLLSRPDYTVYDEMRNDDDFRLYIDLRLAGIGMIGVVHATTPIDAIHRFLNRVDLGTIPGILDTVIFISEGTVKKVYSLDMTVKVPLGLREADLARPVVEIKDFLTDQVEYEIYVFGEQTMIVPVSKTKGGNSVENKIAKTVMDSIPGAEVKYENGEYVITIPKTEIGKFNRRLNSKLRKLEKKHGVRIRIRLGDSDEEV